From Pedobacter indicus, a single genomic window includes:
- the rplD gene encoding 50S ribosomal protein L4: MEVKVLNISGKETGAKVQLPEAVFGVEPNDHAIYLDVKQYLANQRQGTHKSKQRNEIAGSTRKLHKQKGTGGARAGSIKSPLFNGGGRIFGPQPRDYSFKLNKKLKMVARKSALSYKAKDSNILVLDEVNFDSIKTKNYAKLLVDLNVASEKTLMVLPAINNNVYLSSRNLKKVKVVTADQLNTYDVLNAGKLLLTADSVKILEEALAK; the protein is encoded by the coding sequence ATGGAAGTTAAAGTTTTAAACATATCAGGTAAAGAAACAGGTGCCAAGGTGCAACTTCCTGAAGCTGTGTTCGGCGTTGAACCTAACGATCACGCTATTTATTTAGATGTTAAGCAATACCTTGCAAATCAACGACAAGGAACACACAAGTCAAAACAACGTAATGAAATTGCAGGGTCTACCCGCAAGTTACATAAACAAAAAGGTACAGGGGGGGCTCGTGCTGGTAGCATTAAGTCACCATTATTTAATGGTGGTGGACGTATATTTGGTCCTCAACCGCGTGATTACAGTTTTAAGCTCAATAAGAAGCTGAAAATGGTAGCGCGTAAATCAGCCTTGAGTTATAAAGCAAAAGACAGTAATATTTTGGTGTTAGACGAAGTGAACTTCGATTCTATCAAAACCAAGAATTACGCGAAGCTCTTAGTTGATCTAAATGTAGCAAGCGAAAAGACATTAATGGTATTGCCTGCTATTAATAATAATGTTTATTTATCTAGTAGAAATCTGAAAAAGGTAAAAGTTGTTACTGCTGATCAATTGAATACTTATGATGTATTGAACGCAGGAAAATTACTACTCACCGCAGATTCTGTTAAAATTTTGGAGGAGGCATTAGCTAAGTAA
- a CDS encoding monovalent cation/H+ antiporter complex subunit F produces the protein MPILSISLLLVCYRFIKGPHTFDRVVALELFISIGIAVITVFSVLSDNSTFLDVAMILALIAFLGTVAYSYYIERRRRND, from the coding sequence ATGCCTATTTTAAGCATATCATTGCTGCTGGTATGTTATCGATTTATTAAAGGGCCTCATACGTTTGATCGGGTCGTGGCGTTGGAGTTATTTATTTCGATAGGTATTGCTGTGATTACGGTCTTTAGTGTACTGAGTGATAATTCGACATTTTTGGATGTCGCGATGATTTTGGCTCTGATCGCATTCTTAGGTACGGTAGCGTATTCATATTATATAGAAAGGAGACGTAGGAATGACTGA
- the rpsS gene encoding 30S ribosomal protein S19, giving the protein MARSIKKGPYIDHNLERKVLSMNEANKKSVVKTWSRRSMISPDFVGHTFAVHNGNKFIPVYVTENMVGHKLGEFAPTRTFRGHSEKKR; this is encoded by the coding sequence ATGGCACGTTCAATTAAAAAAGGTCCTTATATAGACCATAACTTAGAGAGAAAAGTTCTTTCTATGAATGAAGCTAACAAAAAGTCAGTTGTGAAAACATGGTCAAGAAGATCAATGATCTCTCCTGATTTTGTTGGCCATACCTTCGCGGTACATAATGGTAATAAATTTATTCCGGTTTACGTAACAGAAAATATGGTTGGTCATAAACTTGGAGAATTTGCGCCAACCAGAACATTTAGAGGACACTCTGAAAAGAAAAGATAA
- the mnhG gene encoding monovalent cation/H(+) antiporter subunit G — translation MTDYLVMFFSGLGSIFILIASIGIVRMPDFFLRLSVTVKATTLGVGFILVSIVVFFGELPVATKALAIILFLFLTSPVGAQLIGRVSYFSGTKLWKSSVLDELKERFDKEKNIIGSENSPDDDK, via the coding sequence ATGACTGATTATTTGGTAATGTTCTTTAGCGGACTAGGGTCGATCTTTATTTTAATCGCTTCAATCGGCATCGTCAGAATGCCGGATTTTTTTCTGCGTCTATCTGTTACCGTGAAGGCAACCACACTCGGCGTAGGTTTTATATTGGTGAGTATCGTTGTTTTTTTTGGAGAATTGCCCGTTGCGACGAAAGCGTTGGCTATTATCCTCTTCTTGTTCTTGACGTCACCGGTGGGGGCACAATTGATCGGGAGGGTATCTTATTTTTCTGGTACGAAGCTGTGGAAGAGTTCAGTCTTGGATGAATTGAAAGAAAGATTTGACAAAGAAAAAAATATAATAGGAAGTGAAAATAGCCCCGATGACGACAAGTAA
- the rpsQ gene encoding 30S ribosomal protein S17 — MERKLRKTRIGLVVSDKMDKSIVVAVVRKVKHPMYGKFVKTTTKFKAHDESNTCGIGDKVLIMETRPLSKTKNWRLVEILEKAK; from the coding sequence ATGGAAAGAAAATTAAGAAAAACACGAATTGGATTAGTAGTAAGCGATAAAATGGATAAATCTATCGTTGTAGCTGTTGTACGTAAAGTAAAACACCCAATGTATGGTAAATTCGTTAAAACTACTACGAAATTCAAGGCTCATGATGAGTCTAATACCTGCGGTATCGGCGACAAGGTATTAATTATGGAAACACGTCCTTTGAGTAAGACAAAGAACTGGAGATTAGTAGAAATTTTAGAAAAGGCTAAGTAA
- a CDS encoding glycerophosphodiester phosphodiesterase family protein: protein MNYQQSRIPLVSAHRGGPQPGFPENAIETFEKTAKQQPVIIECDIAITKDSVLVLMHDDRLERTSTGVGFVRDYTYDELAKLRLKDPDGVITEFRVPTLADALAWGKNKVIFTLDVKRGVPYEYVIEEVRGQRAETYSILITYSADQASKVHKLAPDLMISASIRTKEDLLRLNDRGVPDNRLVAFVGTSEADSEVYNTLHEHGIMCILGTMGNLDKQAAVRGDVLYYDLIDQGADILSTDRPIEAGLQLKKYREDYGLVSDFIQ from the coding sequence ATGAATTATCAACAATCACGGATTCCATTAGTCAGTGCCCATAGAGGAGGGCCGCAACCAGGTTTCCCTGAAAATGCTATTGAAACCTTTGAAAAGACCGCTAAACAACAGCCTGTGATTATTGAGTGTGACATAGCTATAACGAAAGATTCTGTTTTAGTTCTGATGCATGATGATCGGCTAGAAAGAACAAGTACTGGAGTAGGCTTTGTAAGAGATTATACTTATGATGAACTTGCAAAGTTGCGGTTGAAAGACCCAGATGGAGTAATCACAGAATTCAGGGTACCCACCTTGGCGGATGCATTGGCATGGGGCAAAAACAAAGTGATTTTTACCTTAGATGTTAAACGTGGTGTCCCTTATGAGTATGTGATTGAAGAGGTTAGAGGGCAGCGGGCGGAAACTTATTCGATATTAATCACTTATTCTGCAGATCAGGCGAGCAAAGTTCATAAGCTGGCACCGGATCTAATGATCTCAGCATCTATTCGTACGAAGGAAGACTTGCTAAGACTTAATGACCGAGGTGTGCCTGATAACCGTTTAGTAGCATTTGTCGGTACTAGTGAAGCAGATTCAGAAGTCTATAACACACTACACGAGCATGGGATTATGTGTATTTTGGGAACGATGGGTAACTTGGATAAACAAGCTGCCGTACGTGGGGATGTTTTATATTACGATTTGATAGATCAGGGAGCGGATATTTTATCGACAGATAGGCCAATTGAGGCGGGATTGCAGCTCAAAAAATACCGTGAAGACTATGGATTGGTCTCTGATTTTATTCAATAA
- the rpmC gene encoding 50S ribosomal protein L29 — translation MKNSEILNLTTEEIIAQIAEERSTLSKLKFAHAVSAIENPNRIKFARKTIARLETELSSRKVAEATTEANEIATEK, via the coding sequence ATGAAAAATTCAGAAATTTTAAATCTGACAACTGAGGAGATCATTGCTCAAATTGCAGAAGAACGATCTACTCTCAGTAAATTAAAATTCGCTCATGCTGTTTCGGCGATCGAAAATCCAAATCGAATTAAGTTCGCTAGAAAAACTATAGCACGGTTGGAAACTGAGCTAAGTAGCAGAAAAGTAGCTGAAGCTACTACTGAGGCAAATGAAATAGCCACTGAGAAATAA
- the rplV gene encoding 50S ribosomal protein L22, with translation MEAVAKLNNCPTSPRKMRLVVDLIRGERVEKALHILKYTNKEAAQRVEKLLLSAIKNWEQKNEGQLPEESELYIKTISVDGGRQLKRLRPAPQGRGYRIRKRSNHVTVVVDSSKNLVEEQTN, from the coding sequence ATGGAAGCAGTAGCAAAGTTAAATAATTGCCCGACTTCACCACGAAAAATGCGCTTAGTGGTTGATTTGATTCGTGGTGAGCGTGTCGAAAAGGCACTACATATTTTAAAATATACTAATAAAGAAGCTGCTCAACGTGTTGAGAAGCTTTTGTTGTCAGCAATTAAAAACTGGGAGCAGAAAAATGAGGGTCAACTCCCCGAAGAGAGTGAGTTGTATATCAAAACAATTTCTGTTGACGGTGGACGCCAATTGAAAAGACTCAGACCCGCACCTCAAGGTCGTGGATACAGAATTCGTAAGCGTTCGAATCATGTGACAGTCGTTGTAGACAGTAGTAAAAATTTAGTAGAAGAACAAACTAATTAA
- a CDS encoding Na+/H+ antiporter subunit E, translating to MLKQFLINLLLTFVWVALTGNYLLGNYLFGFFLGYFILRTTTLREGGVSYFNRIPKIIGFALFFIYEMLKANLQVAFDVITPRFFMKPGIVMFPMRAKTDFEITMLANCVSLTPGTLIIAVSDDKSAIFIHVMYLKDRNKFVEDLRNGLERRLLEVLR from the coding sequence ATGTTAAAACAATTTTTAATTAACCTGCTGTTAACCTTTGTTTGGGTTGCCTTAACAGGTAATTACCTCTTAGGAAATTATCTGTTCGGCTTTTTTTTAGGCTATTTTATCTTAAGAACCACAACCTTAAGGGAAGGAGGGGTTAGTTATTTTAATCGAATTCCTAAAATTATAGGCTTTGCTCTTTTCTTCATCTACGAAATGTTGAAAGCAAACCTCCAGGTGGCTTTTGATGTTATTACGCCGCGCTTTTTCATGAAGCCGGGGATTGTGATGTTTCCGATGCGAGCGAAAACAGACTTTGAGATAACGATGTTGGCTAACTGTGTGTCGCTAACCCCAGGTACCTTGATAATAGCTGTTAGCGATGATAAAAGTGCTATTTTTATACATGTGATGTATTTGAAAGATAGAAATAAGTTTGTAGAGGATTTGAGAAACGGTCTGGAACGAAGACTATTGGAGGTGCTGAGATGA
- a CDS encoding DedA family protein: protein MELIQALLDFILNIDEHLVEIVNSYQTWTYLILFLIIFAETGLVVTPFLPGDSLLFAAGAIIAKPETDLNIFFMCFLLIAAGFLGDLVNYHVGQYVGPKAFSGRIKFLKKEYLDKTQAFYDKHGGKTIIYARFIPIVRTFAPFIAGIGTMSYKRFGSYNIIGAVLWVSSFLFLGYFFGGLPIIKDNFTIVIFAIIILSIVPPLLEVLRSKKKVKN, encoded by the coding sequence GTGGAATTAATTCAAGCATTACTAGATTTTATACTAAACATTGATGAGCATTTAGTAGAAATCGTAAATTCATATCAAACTTGGACTTATCTGATTCTCTTCCTCATTATTTTCGCTGAAACTGGGTTAGTGGTTACCCCGTTCTTGCCCGGCGATTCGCTTCTTTTCGCTGCTGGTGCGATTATAGCTAAGCCGGAAACTGATTTGAACATTTTTTTTATGTGCTTTCTTCTTATAGCAGCCGGTTTTCTGGGAGATTTGGTGAATTACCATGTCGGCCAGTATGTTGGACCTAAAGCTTTTAGCGGAAGAATAAAATTTCTAAAAAAAGAATATCTCGATAAAACACAAGCTTTCTACGATAAACACGGGGGAAAAACTATTATTTATGCTCGATTTATTCCGATCGTTCGTACCTTCGCGCCCTTTATTGCGGGGATAGGTACCATGAGCTATAAGAGGTTTGGGTCATACAATATTATCGGAGCTGTTTTGTGGGTAAGTAGTTTCCTTTTTCTGGGGTATTTTTTTGGTGGATTACCTATTATAAAAGACAATTTTACAATTGTGATTTTTGCTATAATTATTTTGTCGATTGTCCCTCCATTGCTTGAAGTTCTACGAAGCAAAAAAAAAGTTAAAAATTAA
- the dnaN gene encoding DNA polymerase III subunit beta, whose protein sequence is MRFIVSTSVLLKQLLSVNGASSSSTVLPILENFLFEINDNVLTISATDLQTSMVTFMQVESKEEGKIAVPAKILLDTLKTLPDQPIAFTVDPATFAIEISAGDGKYKLSGENAEDFPKIPVVDNGSSVTIPASVLAESINKTIFAVSNDELRPAMTGVYCHLTPQNTTFVGTDAHKLVRYRRKDIKSETETSMILPKKALSLLKSSLPSEDVDVSVEYNSTSAFFKFGNIHLVCRLIDERYPDYEAVIPTVNPNKLSIDRLLLLNSLRRVVIYANKTTHQVRLRIVGSELHISSEDLDFSNEAHERLSCQFEGEDMEIGFNAKFLIEMLNNLDSEEVQLEMSTSNRAGLLTPVISDEDEDVLMLVMPVMLNVQS, encoded by the coding sequence ATGAGATTCATCGTATCGACATCAGTTTTACTAAAGCAATTGTTATCTGTTAATGGCGCATCTAGTAGCAGTACGGTGTTGCCGATTCTTGAAAACTTTCTTTTTGAAATCAATGACAATGTTTTGACTATCTCGGCCACGGATTTACAAACGAGTATGGTGACGTTTATGCAGGTTGAATCAAAAGAGGAAGGAAAGATCGCTGTGCCTGCAAAGATTTTATTGGACACACTGAAGACACTACCCGATCAGCCAATTGCTTTTACAGTTGATCCGGCGACGTTTGCTATTGAAATAAGTGCAGGTGATGGTAAATACAAATTAAGTGGGGAGAATGCTGAGGATTTTCCGAAAATCCCCGTGGTGGATAACGGTTCTTCGGTGACAATTCCTGCATCCGTTCTAGCCGAGTCAATAAATAAGACAATCTTCGCTGTAAGTAATGATGAACTGCGTCCGGCGATGACAGGGGTGTACTGCCATCTAACACCACAAAATACAACTTTCGTGGGGACGGACGCTCATAAATTAGTGAGATATAGAAGAAAGGATATAAAATCAGAGACCGAAACCTCGATGATTCTGCCAAAAAAAGCGCTGAGTTTACTTAAGTCTTCTCTGCCTTCCGAAGATGTTGATGTTTCAGTTGAGTATAATTCGACAAGTGCGTTTTTTAAGTTTGGGAACATCCATTTGGTGTGTCGGTTAATCGATGAGCGCTATCCCGATTATGAGGCTGTAATTCCCACAGTTAATCCAAATAAACTATCCATCGATCGTCTGTTGTTATTAAACTCGTTACGAAGAGTAGTCATTTATGCTAACAAAACAACCCATCAGGTTCGGTTACGGATTGTTGGTAGCGAACTCCACATCTCTTCTGAGGATCTTGATTTTTCAAATGAGGCACATGAACGTTTAAGTTGTCAGTTTGAAGGTGAAGATATGGAAATAGGTTTCAATGCTAAGTTTCTTATTGAGATGTTGAATAATTTAGATAGCGAGGAAGTACAGCTGGAGATGAGCACGTCGAATCGTGCTGGACTTTTAACGCCCGTCATCTCGGATGAAGATGAGGATGTGTTGATGTTGGTTATGCCAGTAATGTTGAACGTTCAGTCTTAA
- the rplE gene encoding 50S ribosomal protein L5, with product MSYVPRLKNKYNEEIRTTLKEKFQYKSVMQVPKLEKISINQGVGGATTDKKLIENAINEITTITGQQAVAAKSKKDVSNFKLRKGMPVGVRVTLRDTKMYEFLDRLVSVALPRIRDFRGISDKGFDGHGNYTLGISEQIIFPEINIDKINKITGMDITFVTSAENDVEALELLKQFGLPFKNQNTDTNG from the coding sequence ATGAGCTACGTACCACGGTTAAAAAATAAATATAACGAAGAGATTCGTACTACACTTAAAGAAAAATTTCAATACAAAAGTGTAATGCAGGTGCCCAAATTGGAAAAGATTTCAATTAATCAGGGAGTGGGCGGAGCTACAACAGACAAAAAATTGATCGAGAACGCCATCAATGAGATAACAACAATTACAGGGCAGCAAGCAGTTGCTGCAAAATCAAAAAAGGACGTTTCTAACTTTAAGTTAAGAAAAGGTATGCCTGTAGGGGTGCGCGTTACATTGCGTGATACAAAGATGTATGAGTTTTTAGATCGACTAGTATCTGTTGCATTGCCACGTATTCGTGATTTTAGAGGTATTAGTGATAAAGGTTTTGATGGTCATGGAAATTATACTCTAGGTATTAGTGAGCAAATCATCTTTCCTGAAATCAATATAGATAAAATTAACAAAATTACTGGTATGGATATTACTTTTGTAACTTCGGCTGAAAACGATGTTGAGGCATTGGAGCTATTGAAGCAATTCGGACTACCATTTAAAAATCAAAATACAGATACAAATGGCTAA
- the rplC gene encoding 50S ribosomal protein L3, translated as MSGIIGKKVGMTSIFDEQGKNIPCTVIEAGPCVVTQIRTEEKDGYAAVQLGFDDKKEKNTPASLKGHFAKANTTPKRKLVEFEMFSEEKNLGDIVTVSVFQEGDYVDVAGTSKGKGFQGVVKRHGFAGSAQTHGQKSRLRAPGSVGAASWPSRVFKGIRMAGRMGGDRVKVQNLRVLKVYEDKNLLVVSGSIPGAKGSYVIVDK; from the coding sequence ATGTCAGGAATTATTGGAAAAAAAGTAGGAATGACCAGCATTTTCGATGAACAGGGTAAGAATATCCCTTGTACAGTAATCGAGGCTGGACCGTGCGTGGTGACGCAGATACGTACGGAAGAAAAAGATGGCTATGCTGCTGTTCAACTTGGCTTTGATGACAAGAAAGAAAAGAACACGCCTGCATCTTTAAAGGGGCACTTTGCAAAAGCAAACACAACGCCCAAGCGTAAATTAGTTGAATTTGAAATGTTTTCGGAAGAAAAGAATTTGGGGGACATTGTTACAGTGTCTGTATTCCAAGAAGGGGATTATGTTGATGTAGCAGGAACCTCTAAAGGGAAAGGTTTTCAGGGCGTTGTAAAACGTCATGGATTTGCCGGTTCTGCACAGACGCATGGACAGAAAAGCCGCTTGCGTGCGCCGGGTTCAGTAGGAGCTGCATCTTGGCCGTCTCGTGTATTTAAAGGTATACGTATGGCTGGTCGTATGGGTGGTGACCGGGTAAAGGTTCAGAATCTACGGGTATTAAAGGTTTATGAAGATAAGAACCTTTTGGTGGTTAGTGGTTCGATACCCGGAGCGAAAGGTTCTTATGTAATTGTAGATAAATAA
- the rpsC gene encoding 30S ribosomal protein S3: MGQKAHPIGNRLGIIKGWDSNWFGGNDYSDKLVEDEKIRKYLSVRIAKGGVSKIVIERTLKRITVTVHTARPGIVIGKGGQEVDKIKEELKKLTKKDVQINIFEIKRPELDAQLVAEGVAKQLEARISFRRAMKTSIASTMRMGAEGIKIMCSGRLGGAEMARTEQYKEGRIPLHTFRADIDYALAEAHTTYGKIGVKVWICKGEVYGKRDLSPNIGQSGGPKGRHEGTGDRRRGGGDRRSHGRGAKGRN, from the coding sequence ATGGGACAAAAAGCACATCCAATAGGTAATAGATTAGGTATCATCAAAGGTTGGGATTCTAACTGGTTCGGTGGCAACGACTACTCCGATAAATTAGTTGAAGATGAAAAGATTAGAAAATACCTTTCTGTTCGTATCGCTAAGGGAGGAGTTTCAAAGATTGTTATCGAGCGTACATTAAAAAGAATCACTGTTACAGTTCATACAGCACGACCTGGGATTGTGATCGGGAAAGGTGGTCAAGAGGTTGATAAAATCAAAGAAGAGCTGAAGAAGTTGACGAAGAAAGACGTCCAAATCAATATTTTCGAGATTAAGCGTCCAGAGTTAGATGCACAATTGGTCGCGGAAGGTGTTGCGAAGCAATTAGAAGCTCGTATTTCTTTCCGAAGAGCAATGAAGACGTCTATCGCTTCGACGATGAGGATGGGCGCCGAAGGTATCAAGATTATGTGTTCAGGACGTCTTGGGGGAGCTGAGATGGCTCGTACGGAGCAATATAAAGAAGGACGAATCCCATTACATACTTTTCGTGCTGACATTGATTATGCTTTAGCAGAAGCTCATACAACATACGGAAAGATTGGTGTTAAAGTATGGATTTGTAAAGGTGAAGTTTACGGGAAACGTGATTTGTCGCCAAATATTGGGCAGTCAGGTGGACCTAAAGGACGACATGAAGGTACAGGTGATAGAAGAAGAGGTGGAGGTGATAGAAGATCACATGGAAGAGGTGCAAAGGGAAGAAATTAA
- the rplB gene encoding 50S ribosomal protein L2, producing MAVKRFKPVTPGTRFRIGADYSEITTNVPEKSLVVKIKKSGGRNNSGKMTMRYIGGGHKKSYRLIDFKRDKKDIPAKVATLEYDPNRSARIALLHYADGEKRYIIAPDGLTVGDTIVSGDNVAPEVGNTLPLKNIPLGSIIHNIELNPGQGGTIARSAGTYAQLSARDGKYAIIKLPSGETRMILATCLATLGSVSNSEKANQVLGKAGRKRWLGRRPRVRGVAMNPVDHPMGGGEGRTSGGHPRSRNGVLAKGFKTRYKKKVSNRYIIERRKK from the coding sequence ATGGCAGTTAAAAGATTCAAACCGGTAACACCTGGTACGCGTTTTAGAATTGGCGCGGATTATTCTGAAATCACAACAAATGTACCTGAAAAATCATTGGTTGTGAAGATTAAGAAATCGGGAGGAAGAAATAATTCCGGTAAAATGACTATGCGTTACATCGGTGGGGGACATAAGAAATCATACCGATTGATAGATTTTAAGCGCGATAAAAAAGATATCCCCGCAAAAGTAGCTACACTTGAATATGACCCGAATCGTTCGGCTCGTATAGCTTTACTCCATTATGCTGATGGCGAGAAACGTTACATTATTGCTCCAGACGGTTTAACCGTGGGTGACACGATCGTTTCTGGTGATAATGTTGCTCCTGAGGTAGGGAATACATTGCCTCTGAAAAATATACCATTGGGTTCTATTATTCACAATATAGAATTGAACCCTGGTCAAGGTGGAACGATTGCAAGGAGTGCGGGTACTTATGCTCAGTTATCTGCTCGTGACGGTAAATATGCTATTATCAAATTGCCTTCCGGAGAAACAAGAATGATTTTAGCTACTTGTTTAGCTACTCTAGGTTCTGTATCTAACTCTGAGAAAGCCAACCAGGTATTGGGGAAAGCAGGTAGAAAACGTTGGCTAGGCCGTCGTCCGAGAGTACGTGGTGTTGCAATGAACCCCGTTGATCACCCAATGGGTGGTGGTGAAGGAAGAACCTCTGGAGGTCATCCTCGTTCAAGAAACGGTGTGTTAGCTAAAGGCTTTAAAACCCGTTATAAGAAGAAAGTATCGAATCGTTATATCATCGAGAGAAGGAAAAAATAA
- the rplX gene encoding 50S ribosomal protein L24 — MANIQTKQPKLKIRKGDLVQVIAGNSKGVQGKVLEVDVKSSRVVVEGANIVSKHTKPNATNPNGGIIKKEASIHISNVAYVDPKSGKPTRIGRKLNSDNKLTRIAKKSGEEIK; from the coding sequence ATGGCAAATATTCAAACAAAACAACCAAAGTTGAAAATACGCAAAGGTGATTTAGTTCAAGTTATTGCTGGCAATTCAAAGGGAGTTCAGGGTAAGGTACTTGAAGTTGATGTTAAATCGAGCCGCGTTGTGGTGGAAGGCGCTAATATAGTTTCTAAGCATACTAAGCCAAACGCTACCAACCCTAATGGAGGAATTATTAAAAAGGAAGCATCAATACACATTTCTAATGTGGCTTATGTAGATCCTAAATCCGGAAAACCTACGCGAATCGGTCGTAAATTAAATAGTGATAATAAGCTAACCCGTATAGCAAAAAAATCAGGGGAGGAAATTAAATAA
- the rplP gene encoding 50S ribosomal protein L16, with amino-acid sequence MLQPKRTKFRKMQKGRMKGNAGRGAELAFGSFGIKSLEPAWITSRQIEAARIAVTRFMKREGQVWIRIFPDKPVTKKPAEVRMGKGKGAPEYWVAVVRPGRVLFEAEGVPLEVAKEALRLAAQKLPVQTKFVIRRDYVEA; translated from the coding sequence ATGTTACAGCCAAAAAGAACGAAGTTCAGAAAAATGCAAAAAGGACGCATGAAAGGTAACGCCGGCCGAGGTGCTGAGTTAGCTTTTGGTTCTTTCGGCATTAAGTCTTTAGAGCCGGCTTGGATTACGAGTCGCCAGATAGAGGCAGCACGTATTGCAGTTACGCGTTTCATGAAACGTGAAGGTCAGGTTTGGATTCGGATATTTCCAGATAAACCAGTAACCAAAAAACCTGCTGAGGTACGGATGGGTAAAGGTAAGGGTGCGCCAGAGTATTGGGTGGCTGTGGTTAGACCAGGTCGGGTTCTGTTTGAAGCCGAAGGGGTTCCACTAGAAGTCGCCAAAGAAGCTTTACGCCTCGCCGCACAAAAACTACCGGTTCAAACAAAATTTGTTATTCGTAGAGATTACGTAGAGGCATAA
- the rplN gene encoding 50S ribosomal protein L14, producing MVQQESRLNVADNSGAKEVLVIRVLGGTGKRYASIGDKIVVSVKSAIPSGNVKKGTVSKAVVVRTKKEIRRKDGSYIRFDDNAAVLLNNQNEPRGTRIFGPVARELREKQFMKIISLAPEVL from the coding sequence ATGGTACAACAAGAATCAAGATTAAATGTTGCTGACAATAGCGGTGCTAAAGAAGTTTTGGTAATCCGCGTATTGGGAGGCACCGGTAAGCGCTACGCGTCCATTGGTGATAAAATTGTTGTGAGCGTGAAGAGTGCTATCCCTTCCGGTAATGTTAAAAAGGGAACGGTTTCCAAAGCTGTAGTTGTGAGAACGAAAAAGGAAATTCGACGGAAAGACGGTTCTTATATTCGTTTTGATGATAACGCGGCAGTATTGTTAAACAATCAAAATGAGCCCCGCGGAACTCGTATCTTTGGCCCAGTAGCTAGGGAGTTAAGAGAGAAGCAGTTCATGAAAATTATTTCACTAGCACCGGAGGTTTTATAA
- the rplW gene encoding 50S ribosomal protein L23, with the protein MEILKKPILTEKASILTEKLNRYAFQVDHRANKLQIKQAVEKMFDVHVKSVNTSVVTGKVKMRQTKTGISSGRAPKYKKAIITLHDGEVIDFYSTIQ; encoded by the coding sequence ATGGAAATACTAAAGAAACCTATATTAACTGAGAAGGCTTCTATTTTGACTGAAAAGTTAAATCGTTACGCGTTCCAAGTAGATCATAGAGCGAATAAATTGCAAATTAAGCAAGCAGTTGAGAAAATGTTTGACGTTCATGTAAAGTCAGTGAACACGTCTGTTGTTACTGGGAAAGTTAAAATGCGTCAGACAAAAACTGGAATTTCTTCTGGTCGAGCTCCAAAATACAAGAAGGCCATCATAACGTTACATGATGGTGAAGTAATTGACTTTTACAGTACTATACAATAA